One Halovivax ruber XH-70 genomic region harbors:
- a CDS encoding ABC transporter permease — protein MSVNTDTTGDRRRIRQVHSFFARHLLEITRNRTALFWSFGFPTLFYLMTITVFIDLDQVPSAVEPAVMGIVAIGYGVFGAVIVCLNAFGQQLADDIEQRRYSAFRALPLSPSADFIGRSCASILMAAIAFCFVLVVSVLTGASYSLSSLSALPIVVGAFLLSSLIWIVLALFIAVIATNGQYVNIISLSIALISYFGTGFNGTAPSSFAGDLSLLNYLPNSLATRLLSYHMVEIDPEPADGTPWEAAGMVPPEMPVGPDYLGLLVLYAAVFLAAGLLAMRYSMYKRGAWE, from the coding sequence ATGTCGGTAAACACAGACACAACCGGCGACCGACGGCGGATTCGACAGGTCCACTCGTTCTTTGCCCGACACCTTCTGGAGATAACGCGCAACCGCACCGCGCTGTTCTGGTCGTTCGGGTTCCCCACACTCTTCTACCTGATGACGATCACCGTTTTCATCGATCTGGACCAGGTTCCATCGGCAGTGGAACCCGCGGTGATGGGGATCGTTGCCATCGGGTACGGGGTTTTCGGCGCCGTCATCGTCTGTCTGAACGCGTTTGGCCAGCAACTCGCCGACGACATCGAGCAGCGACGGTATTCGGCGTTTCGAGCGTTGCCACTCAGTCCCTCCGCGGATTTCATCGGTCGATCGTGTGCGAGTATCCTGATGGCTGCGATCGCATTTTGTTTCGTGTTGGTCGTGAGCGTCCTGACGGGCGCATCCTACAGTCTTTCTTCGCTCTCGGCGCTTCCCATCGTCGTCGGAGCCTTTCTGCTGAGTAGTCTGATCTGGATCGTCCTCGCGCTGTTTATCGCCGTCATCGCAACGAACGGGCAATACGTCAACATCATCTCGCTGAGTATCGCGCTCATCTCGTACTTCGGGACGGGATTCAACGGCACGGCGCCGTCGTCGTTCGCCGGCGATCTCTCGCTCCTGAACTACCTGCCGAATTCGCTGGCCACGCGCTTGCTGTCCTATCACATGGTCGAAATCGATCCCGAGCCTGCCGACGGGACGCCCTGGGAAGCGGCCGGAATGGTGCCACCGGAGATGCCCGTCGGTCCCGATTACCTCGGCCTCCTGGTCCTCTACGCGGCTGTCTTCCTGGCGGCGGGGTTGCTCGCGATGCGGTACTCGATGTACAAGCGAGGTGCGTGGGAATGA
- a CDS encoding ABC transporter ATP-binding protein, translated as MTALLDATGITKRFDGTGVVLDDVAVAVDEGEILAVLGPNGAGKTIMMSILAGSEPPSDGAVSLDGRPIQSSSIDVSFLLQNTMAIDTLTGRENITFYSRLHPRFTARWEEYAEAFEIVDDLDTPVGEYSGGMRRKLELVIALSIDATIYFLDEPTAALDMGMVQKLHSIIRSLRSDGATFVVSSHLPSDIEVADRLLFLRDGQVTSTGDAETLLAELPSVVRIPEVALSETLRSNLVDGRTFDDGEEVRGFVSPDSTVEAITETSCDGGSAAVSSIETVEPTFTDLFNYYSRSRRP; from the coding sequence ATGACGGCGTTGCTCGATGCGACCGGGATCACGAAACGGTTCGACGGTACGGGCGTCGTTCTCGACGACGTCGCTGTCGCCGTCGATGAGGGCGAGATACTGGCGGTTCTCGGCCCGAACGGCGCAGGAAAGACCATCATGATGTCGATCCTCGCCGGAAGCGAACCGCCCAGCGATGGCGCGGTTTCCCTCGACGGCAGACCGATCCAGTCCAGTTCGATCGACGTAAGTTTCCTGCTTCAGAACACGATGGCTATCGACACGCTCACGGGCCGAGAGAACATCACGTTCTACTCGAGGCTGCATCCGCGATTCACGGCTCGGTGGGAGGAGTACGCCGAGGCGTTCGAGATCGTCGACGATCTCGACACACCCGTCGGCGAATATTCGGGCGGAATGCGTCGAAAACTCGAACTCGTGATAGCGCTCAGCATCGACGCCACCATCTACTTCCTCGACGAACCGACCGCCGCACTCGACATGGGCATGGTGCAGAAGTTGCACAGTATTATTCGTTCGCTTCGGTCGGATGGAGCCACGTTCGTCGTTTCGAGCCACCTGCCGTCCGACATCGAAGTCGCGGACCGACTACTGTTCCTGCGCGATGGGCAAGTTACCTCGACCGGCGACGCCGAGACGCTGCTCGCGGAGCTGCCATCGGTGGTCCGAATTCCCGAGGTCGCACTCTCGGAAACGCTTCGATCGAACCTCGTCGATGGACGAACGTTCGATGATGGGGAAGAGGTTCGAGGGTTCGTGTCTCCCGATTCGACCGTCGAAGCGATCACCGAGACCAGTTGCGACGGTGGCTCTGCCGCCGTGAGTTCGATCGAAACCGTCGAGCCGACGTTCACCGATCTCTTTAACTATTACTCGCGGAGCCGCCGCCCGTAA
- a CDS encoding SagB/ThcOx family dehydrogenase produces MDESYLDEFVAKEFRGEHLAELFHENTKYSDKTNLKLGPSAAAFTKNPSYAYMQAQLSPDYDGYETIDLPEPDSLGESFTDAIERRRSVREQAGESLSLSQLSTLLKHSCGVSAERPIGEEGTVLQEFRSYASGGALYPVEIYLAVVHGDDDLDRGLYYYVPDDHELRVLRRDDELPDRMDDLFALSEDVFDPATSSVVFMLTGAFWRSMAKYGPRGYRYILQESGHLGQNILLSAAAMELVSLPVAAFKDDSVNEYLDVDGVNEAVVYTLCVGHRADSENQ; encoded by the coding sequence ATGGACGAATCGTATCTCGACGAGTTCGTCGCGAAGGAGTTCCGGGGTGAGCACCTCGCCGAACTGTTTCACGAGAACACGAAGTACAGCGACAAAACGAACCTCAAACTGGGCCCGTCCGCCGCAGCATTCACGAAGAATCCGAGCTATGCGTACATGCAAGCACAGCTGTCGCCGGACTACGACGGGTACGAAACGATCGACCTGCCGGAGCCCGACTCGCTCGGGGAGTCGTTCACCGACGCCATCGAACGACGTCGAAGCGTCCGAGAACAGGCGGGCGAATCGCTCTCACTGTCGCAACTCTCGACGCTGCTCAAGCATAGCTGCGGCGTCAGTGCCGAGCGACCCATCGGCGAGGAGGGAACGGTACTGCAGGAGTTCCGGTCGTACGCCTCGGGCGGAGCACTCTACCCGGTCGAGATCTACCTCGCCGTCGTACACGGTGACGACGACCTCGATCGCGGCCTCTACTATTACGTCCCGGACGACCACGAGCTGCGCGTGCTCCGTCGTGACGACGAGCTACCGGACCGAATGGACGACCTGTTCGCGCTGTCCGAGGACGTCTTCGATCCCGCCACGTCGTCCGTTGTCTTCATGCTCACCGGGGCGTTCTGGCGGTCGATGGCGAAGTACGGCCCGCGCGGCTATCGATACATTCTCCAGGAGTCCGGACATCTCGGACAGAACATCCTGCTTTCCGCTGCAGCGATGGAGCTGGTTTCCCTTCCGGTGGCCGCATTCAAGGACGACTCGGTAAACGAGTATCTCGACGTAGACGGCGTCAACGAAGCGGTCGTTTACACGCTCTGTGTCGGTCACAGGGCCGACAGTGAGAACCAATGA
- a CDS encoding TOMM precursor leader peptide-binding protein yields the protein MTDDSNDTETIEQVREELERPVFNPQLVPILLDDNTIHVRAGPWSGPIYTISDIDEDDDIGALFDLIDGETHVDEIFAAFEADQRPEVADVLYALADSNAIYDADAVDGPMYSHLVLKSRFRERERRRLEEQSVLVVDDSRMGEHVAEDVLAMGVAAVGYVGLDSQRLPAAGSDDDRLTAVTEDELPGAVDDADFVAYLADGPSKTIRDVNEYAIETGTPWIVGQIRGFDGIVGPAMFPGETACYECFHRRMLSNVSNIGGYETFETEREDSSVATASLPMFSRTVAGHLSLDLLHLLAFGVGYTAGRVLTINSLNLAMEVNEVLKLPRCGACGRDPSPDVSRFITLDDMVLGSRQSAEDD from the coding sequence ATGACAGACGATAGCAACGACACCGAGACGATCGAACAGGTGCGCGAGGAACTCGAACGGCCAGTCTTCAACCCGCAACTCGTCCCGATCCTGCTGGACGACAACACCATTCACGTTCGAGCGGGACCGTGGTCCGGGCCGATCTACACGATCTCGGACATCGACGAGGACGACGACATCGGCGCCCTCTTCGACCTCATTGACGGGGAGACGCACGTCGACGAGATATTTGCGGCGTTCGAAGCCGATCAACGACCGGAGGTCGCCGACGTACTCTACGCGCTGGCGGATAGCAACGCTATCTACGACGCCGACGCGGTGGACGGACCGATGTACTCACATCTGGTACTGAAATCTCGGTTCAGAGAGCGAGAGCGACGACGACTCGAGGAACAGTCCGTCCTCGTCGTCGACGATAGTCGAATGGGCGAACACGTCGCAGAAGACGTGCTCGCGATGGGAGTGGCGGCGGTCGGGTACGTGGGGCTCGATAGCCAGCGGCTCCCGGCAGCGGGTAGTGACGACGATCGCCTCACCGCCGTCACCGAAGACGAACTGCCCGGCGCGGTCGACGACGCGGATTTCGTCGCGTACCTGGCCGACGGGCCGTCGAAGACGATCCGGGACGTCAACGAGTACGCGATCGAGACGGGAACGCCGTGGATTGTCGGGCAGATTCGTGGGTTCGACGGAATCGTCGGACCGGCGATGTTCCCGGGTGAAACAGCCTGTTACGAGTGTTTTCATCGACGGATGCTCTCGAACGTTTCGAACATCGGCGGCTACGAAACCTTCGAGACGGAACGGGAGGATTCGAGCGTGGCAACGGCCAGTCTGCCGATGTTTTCTCGCACGGTAGCCGGGCACCTGTCGCTCGACCTGTTGCATCTGCTGGCGTTCGGCGTCGGATACACGGCCGGGCGGGTCCTCACGATCAATTCCCTCAACCTGGCGATGGAGGTCAACGAGGTGCTGAAACTCCCGCGATGTGGGGCCTGCGGTCGCGATCCATCACCCGACGTCTCCCGGTTCATTACGCTCGACGACATGGTACTCGGGAGTCGACAGTCGGCGGAGGACGATTGA
- a CDS encoding YcaO-like family protein: MSGDGRAVVDPQYQRLIGKKTGLVNSLYGLQQSRGQPEASLSQPITASVGWLAEADGELELALGGKGQTLESSYLSAIGETVERYSLCFPEPDDFVTASYDELAAREAVIDFEYLDIYSEAIRDERLAPLTRETEISWTAGTHLITGEDIYVPVQLVWMQFGPDYHEHPRFLGTSNGAAAGSSLTNALLGSLYELIERDAFMKMWCRQETPDRVDLSSMPDVRAFVDERIPQEHISVQPVVYDSPLAVTSVGGALINERDERPKFILGGNTSVSPAEAVRGAIVESIQGLPFIAEIAMNHDPSELDPGHAEDNFEENVLYYALPENFDEVAFIVDGDHETCPTDRETSGWDKRDELDYCLEELDRVGYTPIGFDVTTPDVARAGPRVTKVIVPELVPITPPGTLPVNHPAFDGERDELTAKPHPYA, encoded by the coding sequence ATGAGCGGAGACGGGCGAGCGGTCGTCGATCCCCAGTACCAGCGACTGATCGGCAAGAAAACCGGACTCGTCAATTCCCTCTACGGCTTACAGCAGAGCCGGGGACAGCCCGAGGCGTCGCTGAGCCAACCGATCACGGCGAGCGTGGGGTGGCTCGCTGAGGCCGATGGCGAACTCGAGCTGGCACTCGGGGGCAAAGGCCAGACCCTCGAGAGTTCGTACCTGAGCGCCATCGGGGAGACCGTCGAACGGTATTCGCTCTGTTTCCCCGAACCGGACGACTTCGTCACTGCGAGCTACGACGAACTCGCTGCACGCGAGGCAGTGATCGACTTCGAGTATCTCGACATCTACAGCGAGGCTATCAGAGACGAGCGGCTCGCGCCGCTCACGCGCGAAACCGAGATCAGCTGGACCGCGGGAACGCACCTCATCACTGGCGAAGACATCTACGTTCCGGTCCAGCTGGTGTGGATGCAGTTCGGACCGGACTATCACGAACACCCGCGGTTCCTCGGAACCTCGAACGGGGCCGCGGCGGGATCGTCGTTGACGAACGCGTTGCTCGGCTCGCTCTACGAACTCATCGAGCGGGACGCGTTCATGAAGATGTGGTGCAGACAAGAGACGCCGGATCGTGTCGACCTCTCGTCGATGCCGGACGTCCGGGCGTTCGTCGACGAACGCATCCCGCAGGAACACATCTCGGTCCAGCCGGTCGTCTACGACTCGCCGCTCGCGGTGACGTCGGTCGGGGGTGCGCTGATCAACGAGCGGGACGAGCGGCCGAAGTTCATCCTCGGCGGAAATACGTCGGTCTCTCCCGCGGAGGCGGTTCGTGGTGCGATCGTCGAGAGCATCCAGGGGCTGCCGTTCATCGCAGAGATCGCGATGAACCACGATCCATCGGAGCTCGATCCCGGGCACGCCGAGGACAATTTCGAGGAGAACGTCCTCTACTACGCCCTACCGGAGAACTTCGACGAGGTCGCGTTCATCGTCGACGGCGATCACGAAACCTGCCCGACCGATCGAGAGACGAGCGGCTGGGACAAGCGAGACGAACTCGACTACTGTCTCGAAGAACTCGACCGGGTCGGATACACGCCGATCGGATTCGATGTAACGACGCCCGACGTCGCTCGCGCCGGACCGCGGGTAACGAAGGTGATCGTGCCGGAACTCGTCCCGATTACGCCGCCGGGAACGCTCCCGGTGAATCATCCGGCCTTCGACGGCGAACGAGACGAGCTGACCGCCAAGCCGCATCCCTACGCCTGA
- a CDS encoding CPBP family intramembrane glutamic endopeptidase — translation MFLGFPLLLVGYFSVVVGSATAAGYEYRPKHDDVLYLPFIVIASAAFYISDVTSVPIAVDGWFVVFLPLGVAMYALDIFVWSWWVGVPIERGTDETVWKLPIVFGAIGEEYLYRGVLAVLIASLGTIWYVVLSGVLFGINHFSKGRSEIVFKSVNGIVYALCFLATGSLLAPILAHVGYNVAYVSFVGGGVRFPTVHG, via the coding sequence GTGTTCCTCGGGTTCCCGCTGTTGCTCGTCGGGTACTTCTCGGTGGTTGTCGGCAGTGCAACCGCCGCCGGATACGAGTACCGGCCGAAACACGACGACGTATTGTATCTCCCGTTCATCGTGATTGCGTCGGCCGCGTTTTACATCAGCGACGTGACGTCCGTTCCCATCGCCGTCGACGGCTGGTTCGTCGTCTTTCTCCCGCTGGGCGTGGCGATGTACGCACTCGACATCTTCGTCTGGTCGTGGTGGGTCGGTGTGCCGATCGAGCGAGGGACCGATGAGACGGTATGGAAGCTCCCGATCGTATTCGGAGCGATCGGCGAGGAGTATCTCTACCGTGGTGTGCTCGCGGTCCTGATAGCCAGCCTCGGAACGATCTGGTACGTGGTGCTCTCCGGTGTGCTCTTCGGGATCAACCACTTTTCCAAGGGGCGGAGCGAGATCGTCTTCAAATCCGTCAACGGCATCGTCTACGCCCTCTGTTTTCTGGCGACCGGTTCGCTCCTCGCACCGATCCTCGCACACGTTGGCTACAACGTCGCGTACGTCTCGTTCGTCGGCGGCGGCGTCCGTTTTCCGACCGTCCACGGATAG
- a CDS encoding alpha-ketoacid dehydrogenase subunit beta yields MSTTADGAGPASEDAESTGDDAVDEEPDVATDTIDLDAYDGPTESLSLVEGVRDGLELELARDDSVVVLGEDVGTNGGVFRATEHLQDEFGPNRVIDTPLAESAIVGSSIGLALSGMRPVAEMQFMGFASPAYDQLVSHAAAMRSRSHGQYTLPMVVRMPYGGGIAAPEHHSESREAAFVHEPGLKVVTPSTPTDAKGLIAAAVRDPDPVIVLEPKRLYRAFREDVPEKPYTVPIGEASVRREGEDVSLFTWGASTQPALAVAEDLAEENGIDVEVVDLRSLSPLDVDTIAESVKKTGRAAVVHEAPKTAGVGAEVVATINEEALYYLEAPVTRVTGFDTPVPLSTLEDFYLPQALRIREGVLKAVEA; encoded by the coding sequence ATGAGCACCACGGCCGACGGCGCCGGACCGGCCAGTGAGGACGCCGAATCGACCGGCGACGACGCGGTCGACGAGGAACCCGACGTGGCGACCGATACGATCGATCTCGACGCCTACGACGGCCCGACCGAGTCGCTCTCGCTCGTCGAGGGGGTTCGCGACGGCCTCGAACTGGAACTGGCCCGCGACGACAGCGTGGTCGTCCTCGGCGAGGACGTCGGCACCAACGGCGGTGTCTTCCGCGCGACGGAGCACCTGCAAGACGAGTTCGGTCCGAATCGCGTGATCGACACGCCGCTGGCCGAGTCGGCGATCGTCGGTTCCTCGATCGGCCTGGCCCTCTCGGGGATGCGCCCGGTCGCGGAGATGCAGTTCATGGGCTTCGCCTCGCCGGCGTACGACCAGCTGGTGAGTCACGCCGCCGCGATGCGCAGCCGGAGCCACGGCCAGTACACGCTCCCGATGGTCGTCCGCATGCCCTACGGCGGCGGTATCGCGGCGCCGGAGCACCACTCCGAGTCCAGAGAGGCCGCCTTCGTCCACGAACCCGGCCTCAAGGTCGTCACGCCGAGTACGCCGACCGACGCGAAGGGGCTCATCGCCGCCGCGGTCCGCGACCCGGACCCCGTGATCGTCCTCGAACCGAAGCGCCTCTATCGTGCGTTCCGCGAGGACGTCCCGGAGAAACCCTACACCGTTCCGATCGGCGAGGCGTCGGTTCGCCGCGAGGGCGAAGACGTCTCGCTGTTCACCTGGGGCGCGAGCACCCAGCCTGCCCTCGCCGTCGCCGAGGATCTCGCCGAAGAGAACGGGATCGACGTCGAGGTCGTCGACCTCCGCAGCCTCTCGCCGCTCGACGTGGACACGATCGCCGAATCGGTGAAGAAGACGGGTCGCGCCGCCGTCGTCCACGAGGCCCCGAAGACCGCCGGCGTGGGGGCCGAGGTCGTCGCCACGATCAACGAAGAGGCGCTGTACTACCTGGAGGCGCCGGTCACTCGCGTGACGGGCTTCGACACGCCGGTCCCGCTCTCGACGCTCGAGGACTTCTACCTCCCACAGGCGCTGCGGATCCGCGAGGGCGTGCTGAAAGCCGTCGAGGCCTGA
- the pdhA gene encoding pyruvate dehydrogenase (acetyl-transferring) E1 component subunit alpha, translating to MSTYDEIESTQSPEPTSPPEDAVQVLDTDGSLLPGAKRPDLTDEELLEMYEELVLARRFDERATGLQRQGRISTYAPMRGQEGSQVATSFALDAEDWLVPTYRDHAAKHAHGRSYESLLQHLAGYREGYAVPDDVNALPEYIPIGTQVPQAMGLAWGFTMQDQHDRAVLCHFGDGATSTGDFHEGLNFAAVYDVPSIFVCNNNQWAISMPFESQTATETIVEKADAYGVEGVRVDGTDPLAVYAVTRAAVQKAKHPAEGELRPTLIESCQYRLGAHSTADDPSAYRDEDDGEDWEDRDPVERLERYLYHEEILDDDLADEIADRVEDCLATAIERAEATETDPERMFEHVYEEPTDRLREQLADLDGLRERHGDEAFEEVGE from the coding sequence ATGAGCACATACGACGAAATCGAATCGACGCAATCGCCCGAACCGACCAGTCCGCCGGAAGACGCCGTCCAGGTCCTGGACACCGACGGCAGTCTGCTCCCCGGCGCGAAGCGACCCGACCTCACGGACGAGGAGCTCCTCGAGATGTACGAGGAACTCGTCCTCGCCCGTCGATTCGACGAGCGAGCGACGGGACTCCAACGCCAGGGGCGTATCTCGACGTACGCGCCCATGCGCGGCCAGGAGGGCTCGCAGGTCGCGACCAGTTTCGCCCTCGACGCCGAAGACTGGCTCGTTCCGACCTACCGCGACCACGCCGCCAAACACGCCCACGGCCGATCGTACGAGTCGTTACTCCAGCACCTCGCCGGCTATCGCGAGGGGTACGCCGTTCCGGACGACGTCAACGCGCTCCCGGAGTACATCCCGATCGGTACGCAGGTTCCCCAGGCGATGGGGCTCGCGTGGGGCTTCACCATGCAGGACCAGCACGACCGCGCCGTCCTGTGTCACTTCGGCGACGGCGCCACCTCCACGGGCGACTTCCACGAGGGACTCAACTTCGCCGCCGTCTACGACGTCCCGTCGATCTTCGTCTGTAACAACAACCAGTGGGCGATCTCGATGCCCTTCGAGTCGCAGACGGCGACGGAGACGATCGTCGAGAAGGCCGACGCCTACGGCGTCGAGGGCGTCCGCGTCGACGGCACCGACCCGCTCGCGGTCTACGCCGTGACCCGGGCGGCCGTGCAGAAGGCCAAACACCCCGCGGAGGGCGAACTCCGGCCCACGCTCATCGAGTCCTGTCAGTACCGCCTCGGCGCACACTCGACCGCCGACGATCCCTCGGCCTACCGCGACGAGGACGACGGCGAGGACTGGGAGGACCGCGACCCCGTCGAACGCCTGGAGCGCTACCTCTATCACGAGGAGATCCTTGACGACGACCTCGCAGACGAGATCGCCGACCGCGTCGAGGACTGCCTCGCGACGGCGATCGAACGCGCCGAAGCCACCGAGACCGATCCGGAACGGATGTTCGAGCACGTCTACGAGGAGCCGACCGATCGGCTGCGCGAACAACTGGCCGACCTCGACGGCCTGCGTGAGCGCCACGGCGACGAGGCGTTCGAGGAGGTGGGCGAATGA
- a CDS encoding queuosine precursor transporter, with translation MTESTGTPTLPQVALIAVFVTALVTAQLTAAKILAFSIPISLPVTGSELVMPGAALAYAITYFASDCYTELYGKRAGQIVVNVAFAMSFLALALVFSTAAAPIAGNSAVGAAEFESVLLPAGYIVAGSSLAYLVSQNWDVWFFHRIREETGRGKLWLRNIASTGTSQAIDTVIFVSVAFFIAPTIFGGFVMDPGPLAALMIGQYVLKLTIALVDTPAVYAVVRLARGEPSSPSGTTVAGE, from the coding sequence ATGACAGAGTCGACCGGCACACCGACGCTCCCGCAGGTGGCCCTCATCGCCGTCTTCGTCACGGCGCTGGTAACCGCCCAGTTGACCGCCGCGAAGATTCTCGCGTTCTCGATTCCGATCTCGTTGCCGGTGACGGGCAGCGAGCTCGTGATGCCGGGCGCGGCACTCGCCTACGCGATCACCTACTTCGCGAGTGACTGCTATACCGAGCTGTACGGCAAGCGCGCCGGGCAGATCGTGGTCAACGTGGCGTTCGCGATGAGCTTCCTCGCGCTGGCGCTGGTCTTCTCGACCGCCGCCGCACCAATCGCGGGGAACTCTGCTGTCGGCGCCGCCGAGTTCGAGTCGGTCCTTCTGCCAGCGGGCTACATCGTCGCCGGCAGTTCGCTCGCCTACCTCGTCAGCCAGAACTGGGACGTCTGGTTCTTCCACCGAATCCGCGAGGAGACCGGTCGAGGGAAACTCTGGCTGCGCAACATCGCATCGACGGGAACGAGCCAGGCCATCGACACGGTCATCTTCGTCTCCGTCGCCTTCTTCATCGCCCCTACCATCTTCGGCGGATTCGTCATGGATCCCGGGCCGCTCGCCGCACTCATGATCGGCCAGTACGTCCTCAAACTCACCATCGCGCTCGTCGACACGCCCGCAGTGTACGCGGTCGTCCGGCTGGCCCGCGGCGAGCCGTCGTCACCCTCCGGAACCACCGTCGCTGGCGAGTAA
- a CDS encoding aminopeptidase yields the protein MDPRVREHAEVLVDWSARIEAGDDVVLSVGPDAHELAVAVAEKLGERGATLLATYGSGELTRAYQRASGEDFDEPDHELALYEAADVYLRIGGGRNTSATADVPGETRQAYRSAHQAVREARFDTRWVSTVHPTRSLAQQANMAYEEYRDFAYDAILRDWEALADEMAKLKERLDAGSEVRLVGPGTDLTMSIEERSAVNSAASVAYDSHNLPSGEVFTAPYATDGEVTFDVPMTIQDQPVRNVTLRFEDGEVVDSDAEQGAAVIADVLDTDEGARRLGELGIGMNRGIDRFTDSILFDEKMGDTVHLALGRAYDSCLPDGETGNESAVHVDMITDVSEDSRLEIDGDVVQRNGTFQWEDGFDG from the coding sequence ATGGATCCACGTGTCCGCGAGCACGCCGAGGTGCTCGTCGACTGGAGCGCCCGCATCGAGGCCGGTGACGACGTCGTCCTGTCGGTCGGCCCCGACGCCCACGAACTGGCCGTCGCCGTCGCCGAGAAACTCGGCGAACGCGGCGCAACCCTCCTCGCGACGTACGGGTCGGGCGAACTCACCCGCGCCTACCAGCGCGCCAGCGGCGAGGACTTCGACGAACCGGACCACGAACTCGCACTGTACGAAGCCGCGGACGTCTACCTGCGCATCGGCGGCGGCCGTAACACGAGCGCGACGGCCGACGTCCCCGGCGAGACGCGCCAGGCCTACCGCAGCGCCCACCAGGCCGTCCGCGAGGCACGCTTCGACACGCGCTGGGTGTCGACCGTCCACCCGACGCGCTCGCTCGCCCAGCAGGCGAACATGGCCTACGAGGAGTACCGCGACTTCGCCTACGACGCCATCCTCCGCGACTGGGAGGCGCTCGCCGACGAGATGGCCAAGCTGAAAGAGCGCCTCGACGCGGGCAGCGAGGTCCGCCTCGTCGGCCCGGGCACCGACCTCACGATGTCGATCGAGGAGCGAAGCGCGGTCAACAGCGCCGCCTCCGTCGCCTACGACTCGCACAACCTGCCCAGCGGCGAGGTCTTCACCGCCCCGTACGCGACCGACGGCGAGGTGACCTTCGACGTCCCGATGACGATTCAGGACCAGCCCGTCCGCAACGTCACCCTCCGCTTCGAGGACGGCGAAGTGGTCGACTCCGACGCCGAGCAGGGCGCAGCCGTGATCGCCGACGTGCTCGACACCGACGAGGGCGCACGCCGCCTCGGCGAGCTCGGCATCGGGATGAATCGCGGCATCGATCGCTTCACCGACAGCATCCTCTTCGACGAGAAGATGGGCGACACCGTCCACCTGGCCCTCGGACGTGCGTACGACTCCTGTCTCCCCGACGGCGAGACGGGCAACGAGTCGGCCGTTCACGTCGACATGATCACCGACGTCAGCGAGGACTCCCGCCTGGAGATTGACGGCGACGTGGTACAGCGAAACGGCACCTTCCAGTGGGAGGACGGCTTCGACGGGTAG
- a CDS encoding 50S ribosomal protein L40e: MASFDAAEARTLEKMICMKCNARNAKGADRCRKCGYGNLRPKATESRSA; encoded by the coding sequence ATGGCCAGTTTCGACGCCGCGGAAGCGCGAACGCTCGAGAAGATGATCTGCATGAAATGTAACGCCCGGAACGCGAAGGGTGCGGATCGCTGTCGCAAGTGCGGCTACGGCAACCTCCGCCCGAAAGCGACCGAATCGCGCTCCGCCTGA